One genomic region from Ochotona princeps isolate mOchPri1 chromosome 5, mOchPri1.hap1, whole genome shotgun sequence encodes:
- the RAMP1 gene encoding receptor activity-modifying protein 1 → MARDLRGLPRQGLWLLLAHHLFVVTACQDVDYSALLQEYCLAPFQVDMEAAGRTVWCDWGKTMRSYGQLTNCTEQVTKHLGCFWPNAEVDKFFVAVHQHYFRSCPVSGRTVHDPPSSVLCPFIVLPIVVTLLVTALVVWRSKRTEGIV, encoded by the exons ATGGCTCGGGACCTGCGTGGCCTCCCTCGCCAGGGCCTCTGGCTACTGCTAG CTCACCACCTCTTCGTGGTCACAGCCTGCCAGGATGTGGACTACAGCGCACTGCTGCAAGAGTACTGCCTTGCCCCCTTCCAGGTGGACATGGAGGCTGCTGGGAGGACCGTGTGGTGCGACTGGGGAAAGACCATGCG GAGCTACGGCCAGCTCACCAACTGCACTGAACAGGTGACAAAGCATTTGGGCTGTTTCTGGCCCAACGCCGAGGTGGACAAGTTCTTTGTGGCTGTCCACCAGCACTACTTCCGGAGCTGCCCAGTGTCGGGCAGGACCGTGCACGACCCGCCCAGCAGCGTCCTCTGCCCCTTCATCGTGCTGCCCATCGTGGTGACCCTGCTCGTGACCGCCCTGGTGGTCTGGAGGAGCAAGCGCACGGAGGGCATCGTGTAG